A single window of Rhodococcus jostii RHA1 DNA harbors:
- a CDS encoding NAD(P)/FAD-dependent oxidoreductase, with protein MDRTQVVIVGSGFGALAAAKKLGKAGTPFVLISETTEHLFQPLLYQVATGVISPGEIAPSIRAILAKYPSGDVRLGRVVDVDPDKKEVVYEAGGVSHTIGYDSLIAATGARQAYFGHDEFAEVTYALKTVADADRLRRQIVRCFEEAHTTSDPERRRDLLHFIVIGAGPTGVELAGQIKELAGRYFEKSLRDITSEDVTVTLVEGAGETLPVFGGKLSKYTQDSLERAGVEVVLGTMVTDIDEHGATLSSPSTGFEKRLTADTIIWSAGIQANDFAAVLAERTGCETGRGGRLLVDEDLTVGRYDDIYAIGDMASLNNLPAQSPFAMQGGRHVAAIITGKRALGTPFTYRDKGSMAIINRFRAITRVGKIELTGVLAWFLWLAVHLVYLVGFRNRYVAVMSWCGSFLGHRRPHFHYAQEIEPAELREQREDAAA; from the coding sequence GTGGATCGCACACAAGTCGTCATCGTGGGATCGGGATTCGGCGCCCTCGCGGCGGCGAAGAAGCTCGGCAAGGCAGGCACGCCGTTCGTGCTGATTTCCGAGACCACCGAGCATCTGTTCCAGCCCCTTCTGTACCAGGTCGCCACCGGTGTCATCTCGCCCGGCGAGATCGCCCCGTCCATCCGCGCGATCCTCGCCAAGTACCCCAGCGGCGACGTCCGGCTCGGACGCGTCGTCGACGTCGACCCGGACAAGAAAGAGGTCGTCTACGAGGCCGGCGGGGTCAGCCACACGATCGGCTACGACAGCCTGATCGCCGCGACCGGCGCCCGGCAGGCCTACTTCGGCCACGACGAGTTCGCCGAGGTCACGTACGCGCTCAAGACGGTCGCCGACGCCGACCGGCTGCGCAGGCAGATCGTCCGCTGCTTCGAGGAGGCGCACACCACCTCCGACCCGGAGCGTCGCCGCGACCTGCTGCACTTCATCGTGATCGGTGCCGGTCCGACCGGTGTCGAACTGGCAGGTCAGATCAAGGAACTGGCGGGCCGCTACTTCGAGAAGTCGCTCCGCGACATCACGTCCGAAGACGTCACCGTCACCCTCGTCGAGGGTGCGGGGGAGACGCTGCCCGTGTTCGGCGGCAAGCTCAGCAAGTACACCCAGGACTCGCTCGAACGGGCCGGTGTCGAGGTGGTGCTGGGCACGATGGTGACCGACATCGACGAACACGGCGCCACCCTGTCGTCGCCGAGCACCGGCTTCGAGAAGCGCCTCACGGCGGACACGATCATCTGGTCGGCAGGCATCCAGGCCAACGACTTCGCTGCGGTGCTCGCGGAACGGACCGGCTGCGAGACCGGCCGCGGCGGCCGTCTGCTGGTCGACGAGGACCTCACGGTGGGTCGCTACGACGACATCTACGCGATCGGCGACATGGCGTCGCTGAACAACCTGCCCGCGCAGTCGCCGTTCGCGATGCAGGGTGGGCGGCACGTCGCGGCCATCATCACCGGGAAACGCGCCCTCGGTACGCCGTTCACGTACCGCGACAAGGGCAGCATGGCGATCATCAACCGGTTCCGTGCGATCACCCGCGTGGGCAAGATCGAGCTGACCGGTGTGCTCGCCTGGTTCCTGTGGCTCGCCGTGCACCTCGTCTACCTGGTCGGATTCCGCAACCGGTACGTCGCGGTGATGTCGTGGTGCGGTTCGTTCCTCGGACACCGGCGCCCGCACTTCCACTACGCCCAGGAAATCGAACCTGCCGAGCTGCGCGAGCAGCGGGAGGACGCCGCGGCCTAG